Proteins from one Juglans microcarpa x Juglans regia isolate MS1-56 chromosome 1S, Jm3101_v1.0, whole genome shotgun sequence genomic window:
- the LOC121247460 gene encoding protein FAR-RED ELONGATED HYPOCOTYL 3-like yields the protein MGPPRPFIATSSATSAKVGQEDRPDCLQTEAPCTSARVDEEILLDRSDERETDDGTTGGVPVVPSSDGDDIIEESKSGMKFNSFEDSFSYYKHYGKKCGFGVMTQRSERSENQSVRYVTLGCARGRKARIKSSNLANPCLTGKTDRKASINALRVEEKMWLTTVHNTLNHGLSLMKSRFFRCNREVSESIKRVLDINDLTGIRLNKSYRSLVVGADDDVKLKKIFWADPHSRAAYQYFGDVVTFDTTYLTNRYGMPFAPFVGCMDNITPKAIITDQDKAMKNAIAISFPETRHRLCLWHILKKVPEKLGSYAAYRSGLKIELMKYMYDIQTIEEFEKCWAKFINTYDLNENAWLKSLYAERESWVPVFLKEHFWAGMSTTQRSESMNAFFDSYVHSKTNLKEFVDQFDSVPRKKIENENHAEFQLFSQVIPCVSRSPIEKKFQKLYTKAKFREVQQQVISVLDLDPSLLTSDGVMKSYLVEDEVRIEEFTKMVTYSVDFNEEDCNAKCSYSNEQFEDAKKRIHDMTECYHEQTRNRSLTQTVDTTAAAGSQQVKSPLVVRGK from the exons atgggaCCTCCGAGGCCATTTATTGCTACAAGCTCTGCAACGAGCGCAAAAGTTGGTCAAGAAGATAGACCCGATTGTCTGCAAACTGAAGCGCCATGTACTTCTGCTAGAGTAgatgaagaaattttattgGATAGATCAGATGAACGGGAAACTGACGATGGCACTACCGGTGGTGTACCGGTAGTGCCATCGTCAGATGGTGATGATATCATTGAGGAATCAAAATCGGGGATGAAGTTCAATTCGTTTGAAGATTCGTTCAGCTATTATAAGCATTATGGTAAAAAATGTGGGTTTGGGGTGATGACACAAAGGAGTGAGAGGTCAGAGAATCAGAGTGTCAGATATGTCACCCTTGGTTGTGCACGGGGAAGGAAGGCCCGAATTAAGAGTTCCAATCTCGCCAACCCATGTCTGACGGGAAAAACAGACCGTAAGGCAAGCATTAATGCCTTAAGAGTCGAAGAAAAGATGTGGTTGACAACAGTCCACAATACACTTAATCACGGTCTCAGCCTAATGAAATCTCGTTTCTTTCGATGTAACAGAGAAGTGAGTGAGTCCATTAAAAGAGTCCTAGACATAAACGACTTAACTGGCATCCGACTGAATAAGAGTTACAGATCTCTTGTCGTTGGCGCAG atgatgatgtgaagttaaaaaagattttttgggCAGATCCACATAGTCGGGCAGCCTACCAGTATTTTGGAGATGTAGTTACATTCGACACCACATACCTAACGAATAGGTATGGGATGccatttgcaccatttgttggt TGTATGGACAATATAACTCCAAAGGCTATTATTACTGATCAAGACAAagcaatgaaaaatgcaattgctaTTTCCTTTCCAGAAACTCGACATAGATTATGCCTATGGCATATACTGAAGAAAGTCCCTGAGAAGCTTGGGTCATATGCTGCATACAGAAGTGGGCTGAAAATTGAACTGATGAAATATATGTACGATATACAAActattgaggagtttgagaagtGTTGGGCCAAGTTTATTAACACATACGACTTAAATGAGAATGCATGGTTGAAAAGTTTATATGCAGAGCGTGAGAGTTGGGTACCGGTTTTCCTGAAAGAGCatttttgggctggaatgagtacaactcAGCGCAGCGAAAGTATGAATGCTTTTTTTGACAGTTATGTTCATTCAaagacaaacttgaaagagtttGTCGACCAGTTTGACAGCGTGCCgaggaagaaaattgagaatgaaaatcatGCGGAATTCCAGTTATTTAGCCAGGTCATTCCCTGCGTATCTAGATCTCCAATTGAAAAGAAATTCCAAAAGTTGTACACTAAAGCTAAATTTAGGGAAGTTCAGCAGCAAGTAATAAGTGTGCTCGATTTGGATCCATCTCTACTTACATCGGATGGTGTAATGAAGAGTTATTTGGTAGAAGATGAAGTTCGTATTGAGGAGTTCACTAAAATGGTTACATATTCAGTGGACTTTAATGAAGAAGACTGCAATGCTAAGTGTTCAT ATTCTAATGAGCAATTCGAAGATGCAAAGAAGAGGATACATGATATGACTGAATGTTATCACGAGCAAACACGCAACAGATCTTTGACCCAAACAG TGGACACAACTGCAGCTGCTGGTTCACAACAAGTCAAGAGTCCACTTGTTGTTAGAGGGAAATGA
- the LOC121247765 gene encoding protein ROLLING AND ERECT LEAF 2-like — MGCSQSKIENEEAVSRCKDRKLYMKEAVSARNAFAAAHSSYATYLKTTGAALSDYAHGEVSQFPSSSSSSAHPTLPFSSPASYDTVVLPPPPLPNFPTPLYRAASMPEIKIQKPDPPRPVAGTIIEEEEGAESDAEDPRNRLKRRGGSSHRNSRVLDDEGGPPPPPPVSQVSQQEVPMPAQQQDSPYDYFFSVDDMPGTTLSDAPPVAEGVEDSVRKEEIERKISEEKPKGVEDGGGGGSEVRGTEKVEVVVPAAGRTVKKGKQATGGAEGKRLVKPSVNLLQIFSELDDHFLKASESAQEVSKMLEAARLHYHSNFADNRGHIDHSKRVMRVITWNRSFKGLNDNADDGKDDFESEEQETHATVLDKLLAWEKKLYDEVKAGELMKYEYQKRVASLNRKKRGTNSEALEKAKAAVSHLHTRYIVDMQSMDSTVLEINRLRDEQLYPKLFQLVEGMATMWETMESHHEKQKKTVEALKYLDISQSPKETSEHHHERTFQLRTVVMDWHSQFQKLVNHQKGYIRALNSWLKLNLIPIDSSLKEKISLPVENPPIRDLLRAWHDSLEKLPDEIARTALHNFGAVIDAIFEQQNEELNLKQKCEDTRKELARKTRQFEDWHSKYLQQKVPDELDPEGTGDSHLLAEKQFMVDSVKKRLEYDQEAYERQCLQVREKSLVSLKNRLPELFRAMSDFARVCSEMYKNLRSISQPSNSKNGSP, encoded by the exons ATGGGTTGCAGCCAGTCCAAGATCGAGAACGAGGAGGCGGTCTCCCGTTGCAAGGACCGCAAACTCTACATGAAGGAAGCCGTCTCGGCCCGCAACGCCTTCGCCGCTGCCCACTCCTCCTACGCCACCTATCTCAAAACCACCGGCGCTGCCCTCAGCGACTATGCCCACGGCGAGGTTTCCCAAtttccttcctcctcctcctcctctgctCATCCCACCCTTCCCTTCTCCTCCCCCGCATCGTACGACACCGTCGTTTTACCACCTCCCCCTCTCCCCAATTTCCCTACACCGCTCTACCGCGCCGCCTCCATGCCCGAGATCAAGATCCAAAAGCCAGATCCGCCGAGGCCCGTGGCAGGCACGATCatcgaggaggaggagggcgccGAGTCCGACGCCGAGGATCCTCGCAACAGGCTTAAAAGGCGTGGCGGTAGTAGTCATAGGAACTCCAGAGTTCTGGACGACGAGGGGGGCCCACCGCCTCCACCGCCTGTGTCGCAGGTCTCGCAGCAGGAGGTGCCGATGCCGGCGCAGCAGCAAGATTCACCGTACGATTACTTTTTCTCGGTCGATGACATGCCCGGAACGACCTTGAGTGATGCGCCGCCGGTGGCGGAGGGCGTGGAGGATTCTGTGAGGAAAGAGGAAATTGAGAGGAAAATATCTGAGGAAAAGCCTAAGGGAGTGGAAGACGGCGGCGGCGGAGGTAGCGAAGTTAGGGGAACTGAAAAGGTCGAGGTGGTAGTCCCTGCAGCGGGGAGGACTGTTAAGAAGGGGAAGCAGGCGACGGGTGGGGCGGAGGGGAAGAGGTTGGTGAAGCCGAGTGTGAATTTGTTGCAGATATTTTCGGAGCTTGATGACCATTTCTTGAAAGCTTCCGAGAGTGCCCAAGAGGTTTCGAAGATGCTCGAGGCGGCTAGGTTGCATTATCACTCTAATTTCGCGGATAATCGAG GACATATTGATCACTCCAAAAGAGTGATGCGTGTTATTACATGGAATCGGTCATTTAAAGGGTTGAATGACAACGCCGATGATGGGAAGGATGACTTTGAGTCAGAAGAGCAAGAAACTCATGCGACCGTGCTGGATAAGTTACTGGCATGGGAGAAAAAGCTATATGATGAAGTGAAG GCAGGTGAGCTTATGAAATATGAGTACCAAAAAAGGGTTGCGTCACTGAACAGGAAGAAACGAGGTACCAACTCTGAAGCATTGGAGAAAGCAAAAGCAGCAGTAAGTCATCTTCATACAAGATACATTGTTGACATGCAATCCATGGATTCAACGGTTCTAGAGATAAATCGTTTACGAGATGAGCAATTATACCCAAAACTTTTTCAGCTTGTTGAAGG GATGGCCACTATGTGGGAAACCATGGAGTCTCACCAtgagaaacagaaaaaaactGTAGAAGCACTGAAATATCTTGACATCTCCCAATCGCCCAAGGAAACAAGTGAGCACCACCATGAGCGTACGTTCCAGCTGCGGACTGTTGTGATGGACTGGCATTCACAATTTCAGAAGTTAGTGAACCATCAGAAAGGGTACATTAGGGCCCTCAACAGTTGGTTAAAACTAAATCTCATCCCTATTGACAGCAGCTTGAAAGAGAAGATTTCTCTGCCAGTTGAAAACCCCCCTATTCGTGACCTGCTCCGTGCTTGGCACGACTCTCTGGAGAAACTGCCTGATGAAATTGCTAGAACTGCTCTACACAACTTTGGTGCTGTAATAGATGCTATATTTGAGCAACAAAATGAGGAGTTGAATTTGAAGCAAAAATGTGAAGACACCCGCAAGGAGCTTGCCCGCAAGACCCGGCAATTTGAAGACTGGCATAGCAAATACTTGCAGCAAAAGGTACCCGATGAGTTAGATCCAGAGGGCACAGGGGATAGCCATCTCCTTGCAGAGAAGCAGTTTATGGTGGACTCGGTGAAGAAGAGGTTGGAATATGACCAGGAAGCCTACGAGAGGCAGTGCCTTCAGGTAAGGGAGAAGTCTTTGGTAAGTTTAAAAAACCGCTTGCCAGAGCTCTTTAGAGCAATGTCAGATTTTGCTCGGGTATGCTCAGAAATGTACAAAAACTTGAGGTCAATATCACAGCCCTCGAATTCAAAAAACGGCTCACCatga